Proteins from a single region of Aquirhabdus parva:
- the thrC gene encoding threonine synthase → MQYVSTRGYTAAQNFSEILLGGLAPDGGLYLPEVYPQVSHDELNAWRGLSYADLAFEVLKKFITDIPEDDIKALVTKTYTAEVYKNARAGENASEITPLRILEDQSGRKLILQALSNGPTLAFKDMAMQLLGNLFEYTLSKQHEELNILGATSGDTGSAAEYAMRGKKGVRVFMLSPHKKMSAFQTAQMFSLLDDNIFNIAVEGVFDDCQDMVKAVSNDLTYKAKQKIGTVNSINWARVIAQVIYYFRGYLRATTQNTEKVSFTVPSGNFGNICAGHIARMMGLPIAKLVVATNENDVLDEFFRTGIYRVRKSAETWHTSSPSMDISKASNFERFIYDLLDRDAVRVAALFRKVETEGGFDLSGQTGSDGDEFKKIAAFGFQSGKSTHSDRLNTIRQVEQNYGITIDTHTADGIKVALEHIEQNVPMIVLETALAAKFNETIQEALGRDAERPAGFENIEALPQRVKVMTSNVDDMKAFIAQHTGL, encoded by the coding sequence ATGCAATACGTTTCAACTCGCGGCTATACCGCAGCTCAAAATTTTTCAGAAATCCTTTTAGGTGGTTTAGCGCCAGATGGCGGTCTCTACTTGCCTGAAGTCTACCCACAAGTGAGTCATGATGAGCTAAATGCTTGGCGCGGGCTCTCTTATGCTGATCTGGCTTTTGAAGTACTCAAGAAATTTATTACCGACATTCCCGAAGATGACATCAAAGCTTTAGTAACAAAAACCTATACGGCTGAAGTATATAAAAATGCGCGTGCAGGTGAAAACGCATCTGAAATCACACCACTTCGCATCCTTGAGGACCAATCCGGCCGTAAACTGATTCTACAAGCCCTATCGAATGGCCCCACCTTGGCATTCAAAGATATGGCTATGCAGTTACTCGGTAATTTGTTTGAGTACACGCTCAGTAAACAACATGAAGAGCTGAACATTCTTGGAGCGACATCTGGGGATACCGGTAGCGCAGCAGAATATGCTATGCGTGGCAAAAAAGGGGTTCGCGTATTTATGTTATCCCCCCATAAAAAAATGAGTGCTTTTCAAACGGCGCAAATGTTTAGCTTATTGGATGACAATATTTTCAACATTGCGGTTGAAGGCGTTTTTGATGATTGTCAAGACATGGTCAAGGCCGTATCAAATGATTTAACCTATAAAGCAAAGCAAAAAATCGGGACGGTCAATTCGATAAACTGGGCACGTGTCATTGCTCAAGTTATTTATTATTTCCGTGGTTATTTGCGAGCAACAACCCAAAATACTGAAAAAGTATCGTTCACCGTTCCTTCGGGAAATTTTGGCAATATTTGTGCGGGCCATATTGCGCGTATGATGGGACTACCGATCGCAAAGCTTGTTGTCGCAACCAATGAAAATGATGTGCTTGATGAGTTCTTCCGTACAGGCATCTACCGCGTGCGCAAGTCAGCTGAAACTTGGCATACATCAAGTCCCTCCATGGATATCTCAAAAGCATCAAATTTTGAACGTTTTATTTACGATCTACTTGATCGCGATGCTGTGCGGGTTGCCGCACTTTTCCGTAAAGTAGAGACTGAAGGTGGCTTCGACCTATCTGGTCAAACGGGCAGTGATGGGGATGAATTCAAAAAAATCGCAGCATTTGGTTTTCAATCCGGCAAATCTACACATAGCGATCGTTTAAACACGATCCGTCAGGTTGAGCAGAATTACGGCATTACAATTGATACGCATACTGCAGATGGTATCAAAGTTGCGCTTGAGCATATCGAACAAAATGTACCGATGATTGTGCTCGAAACGGCTCTTGCTGCAAAATTTAATGAGACAATCCAAGAAGCATTAGGTCGTGATGCTGAGCGTCCTGCAGGATTTGAAAATATTGAAGCATTGCCGCAACGCGTCAAAGTCATGACATCAAATGTTGATGATATGAAAGCGTTTATAGCTCAACATACTGGGCTATAA
- a CDS encoding GNAT family N-acetyltransferase — protein MSPNIIALEGQYIRLEPLTLAHAHALLSIGQKHEDWLYLPRSCFTDLNDVHSWIQSAHRLLAQGEQIPFIIINRFSNQIVGSTRYLDIRPRDHVIEIGYTWLASIAQRTMVNTEAKFLLLQYAFEQMQMRRVELKTDLRNLRSQKAIERLGAIREGILRKHKCVQNDFQRDTVYFSIIDDEWAQVKAKLLERLAIKPF, from the coding sequence ATGTCACCCAATATCATTGCACTTGAAGGTCAATACATACGTCTTGAGCCATTAACTCTGGCTCATGCACATGCGTTATTGAGCATCGGACAAAAGCATGAAGATTGGTTGTATTTACCCAGATCTTGCTTTACAGATTTAAACGATGTGCATAGCTGGATTCAGTCTGCACATCGCCTTCTTGCACAAGGTGAGCAAATCCCTTTTATCATTATTAATAGATTTTCAAATCAAATCGTTGGAAGTACTCGATACCTTGATATACGTCCCCGTGATCATGTTATTGAAATCGGTTATACATGGTTAGCATCAATAGCCCAGCGGACAATGGTTAATACTGAGGCCAAATTTTTGTTGCTTCAATATGCGTTTGAACAGATGCAGATGCGCCGTGTTGAACTAAAAACTGACTTACGTAATCTACGTTCACAGAAGGCGATTGAACGACTCGGAGCCATCCGTGAAGGGATATTACGTAAACACAAGTGTGTCCAAAATGATTTTCAGCGGGATACCGTTTATTTCAGCATCATTGATGATGAATGGGCTCAAGTAAAGGCGAAACTTCTTGAACGTTTGGCAATAAAACCTTTCTAG
- a CDS encoding beta-ketoacyl-ACP synthase III translates to MSIRITGTGLYIPPFSISNEELATSLNTHVELYNAEHAAEIAAGTIAAKLSTSAEFIEKASGVKARYVMNKEGVLDPRRLAPIIPERPDDEISIQAEIAVVAANEALKAANLTANDIDMVLVACSNMQRAYPAIAIEVQGALGMTHGFGFDMNVACSAATFGLEQAANAIKAGSAKRVLMVNPEITSGHNNFSTRDSHFIFGDVCTAVIVEETDSKPGFEIISTKLFTQFSNAIRNNFGFLNRGDESGIGQPDKLFRQDGRRVFREVSPLVAQMITDHVAANGLNVHQVRRFWLHQANGTMNKFILKMILGKESAAEATEDIEHGADLAPIILDEFANTSSAGSIIAFHRNSQDFAIGDVGVICSFGAGYSIGSVIVKKVN, encoded by the coding sequence ATGAGTATTCGCATTACAGGTACAGGATTGTACATACCGCCATTTTCGATTAGTAATGAAGAGCTTGCTACAAGTCTAAATACACACGTTGAACTTTATAATGCTGAACATGCAGCGGAAATTGCAGCGGGCACAATTGCGGCAAAACTCAGTACCTCGGCTGAATTTATTGAAAAAGCGTCAGGTGTTAAGGCTCGTTATGTCATGAATAAAGAAGGGGTACTCGATCCTCGTCGCCTCGCGCCCATCATCCCAGAGCGTCCAGATGATGAGATTTCTATTCAAGCTGAAATTGCCGTTGTCGCTGCTAATGAAGCGCTGAAAGCAGCAAATTTAACAGCAAATGACATCGATATGGTCTTGGTGGCTTGTTCAAATATGCAACGTGCATATCCTGCGATTGCAATAGAAGTCCAAGGCGCGCTAGGAATGACACATGGCTTCGGGTTCGATATGAACGTTGCATGTAGTGCTGCAACATTCGGCTTAGAGCAAGCGGCAAATGCAATTAAAGCCGGTTCAGCAAAACGTGTGCTGATGGTCAACCCCGAAATCACATCAGGGCACAATAACTTTAGTACACGTGATAGTCATTTCATCTTTGGTGATGTTTGTACAGCGGTTATCGTCGAAGAAACGGATTCTAAGCCAGGTTTTGAAATCATCAGTACCAAACTGTTTACACAGTTTTCTAATGCCATTCGCAATAACTTTGGATTCTTAAATCGTGGCGATGAATCTGGTATTGGTCAACCTGATAAATTATTCCGTCAGGATGGTCGTCGGGTATTCCGTGAAGTTTCTCCACTCGTCGCACAAATGATTACTGACCATGTCGCTGCGAATGGCCTTAATGTGCATCAAGTACGTCGTTTCTGGTTGCATCAAGCTAACGGCACCATGAATAAATTTATTCTAAAAATGATCCTCGGCAAAGAATCCGCGGCCGAAGCCACTGAAGATATAGAGCATGGCGCAGATCTCGCTCCGATTATTCTGGATGAGTTTGCCAACACCAGTTCTGCGGGCTCAATCATTGCTTTCCACAGAAATTCTCAAGATTTTGCGATAGGGGATGTTGGTGTGATCTGTTCTTTTGGTGCAGGCTATTCAATCGGCTCTGTCATCGTCAAAAAAGTGAACTAA